In Oxobacter pfennigii, the genomic window TATTCCCAGTACAAATTGAGAAATTTCCTAATTTAATTTTGTACGTCTATTTTAATTTGATAAAAGTGGACCTTTACTTCCGATTACAATGTGAGAAAAACTTCCTAGTTTATTTTGAAAATTGACACTAAAGGAATGACGACTAGAGATATTTCAGATCACCTGAAGACAGTATATGGTGTCGATGCGTCTGCTGAGATGATCTCCAAGATGACAGATCGTATACTACCGATAGCACGAGAATGGCAGAACAGACCTCTTGACAGGAAGTACGCTATTGTCTTCATGGATGCTATCCATTACAATGTAAGGCAAGATAATGCCATTGTGAAAAAGGCCGTGTACATAGCCATAGGAATCAAACTGAGCGGGTCCAGGGAAGTTCTTGGTATGTGGGTAGGCGGCAATGAAAGTGCAAAATATTGGCTTGGAGTGCTAAACGAAATTAAGAACCGTGGTGTTGAGGATATCATGATTGTATCCGTTGATGGGCTTACCGGTTTTGGTGATGCAATCCATGCTGTATTCCCACAAACAGAGATACAGAGGTGTATAGTCCATCGGATACGCTACACAACGAAGTTTATCTCATACAAGGATATATAAAACCGTTTATGGCTGATCTGAAACGTGTATATCAAGCTACAACAGAAGAGATTGCATTGCAGGAGTTAGATAAGCTGGAAGAGAAATGGGGCAGCAGATATCCGAACTCCATCGCATCCTGGCGGAATAACTGGCCGCAGCTGGCTACCTACTTCAAATATCCGCTGGAACTGCGGAAGATCATATACACGACCAACTCCATAGAAAACTTCAACCGGCAGTTCAGGAAGGAAGGTTACAAAATCCAAGACTATTTTCCCGACTGACGATGCTCTATTCAAAATGCTGATCTTTCAATGATCGATATCACCAAGAAGTGGAACGGCAGGCCATGGGACTGGGGCAAGATTTTAGAGCAGTTGTGCATATATTTTGAGGGTAGGATTACCCTGGCAGACATAGATTAGGGATTAAGCAAAACGAACGCTGCCAACTATCTGTTGACAGCGTTCTAATCATGTGTAAAAATACATACATCAATACTAATAAGCAACCTATTATGTAAACCATTGTATTTTAGCGTTAATTCAAGAGGTTTACACAAAATAAATTACACTCTAAATAATGACGTATGAACGGTAAATCCTCTTTAATAAATAAGTTCAGGTTGCGGAGGTTCTTCTTTTCCGGCACCCATTAAATAACATATTCTAAAATTGTATACAGCGTCTACAAGATTTGCTTCGGTTTTGTTTATCAATACTTTTTTTACATTTTCATCTTGTATAATACCCCAATATATCCAGTTCCGACCTTTATTATACGAACTAAAATGAAAAAATGCTCCAGGTTCATTTAAAAACACTTCAGAGCTTATTCTAAGTAAACTGTAAGTAAATATGCCTCTTCTTATTATTGCACATGCTGCATGTCCATTCTCATTGACATAGAAAACTGCATACTCTTTATTTCCTATATCGGCTTGATAAAGAAATTCCGTTGCATTTTCTGACCTGCTACTACCCTTCCTGCTTTTTAAAAAATCATATGGTGATTGATTAACATTCTGCATAATCAGCAGTAAAATTAATAAAAAAATCGCCAGGATGGTAATTCCAAGAATCCTTTTCTTATTCATATTAAAATCCTCATATCTCTGAAAGATTATGATTTTATTGTATAAGTATTTAAAATAATGTGTCAATATTAAGCCATTTTGTAACAAATAAGGCATACTGTTAATTTTTTATAAAAATACTGTAACTTTTTAATGTAAAAACAGTCTTATATTATAAATGCAAATTTTATCGGTATATATAATATTTAACTTTTCGGTTTTATGAGTATATCCCGGGGGTTGAGGTGATTGTAGAAGAAGTGATAAGGATATATGTAAAACTATTTGATACATCTCTGGGAGGGTAAAAAATTTGAGGAAGAAAATTTTAACTGCTTCGATAATAGCCGGAACTCTACTTCTAGTATTTATTTGTGCACATTATAGATTCAAATACAATGAAACCATTGATGCTTAATTATGTAACAATAATAAATGTGCATAGTACTATTGACGACGTGGTAGATTTGTGTGAGGGAGAAGACTATAATGAATTATTGATTGAAGAATATGCTGACCATATGATAACTTTGGCGAGGTATGCTCAAATGTCTCCTAATATTGGCGGGATAAGCTATCCACTGTCCAAGATAGAGTATATTATAAAGGGGACTATGCATGATAAAATCGGCAAGGAACAATTAAAATATCTTATTCGTGTCCGGGATAAACTCCGGGTATTTCGTGATAAAATTAATTCAGAATTTGAAGAAATTGAAGAGGTATCTATAGATAGAATAAAAATCGGCATTTTTGGTATCTTCCGCAAATCAAATGTTGATGAGTTAAAAGACATTTTTGACGGATACCCATCAAAAGTTCAATTATAACATAGGGTTTGTAAGCCCTGCTCTATTTGTTGTATTTAAGAATGCTTATAAATATATAAAATAGATAGTCGTAATTATTTCTTGTATCGTGCTACGCCGAAACAGTATTTCATATGTACCGGAATTTTCAGGCCGAGTGTGTATTTTTAAAATTCTTATAATTAATCTATTTTAAGAAATAAAGGAAATTATATATAAGTTTAGGGGGAATGTACTTTATAGAATCCTTGATAAATATAGCTTTATGGTGTATTGGCCTATGGATACTGTTTTTGGTTATCAGACAAGCAATTGATGGTTCTGAAACAGCCGAAAATATAAGGGAGATTCTGAAAATATTAAGCAGTAAGAATTCTGAAACTAGCGATATAGAAAAATATGATAAAGGCGAGGACTATAGTATTAACGAGACAAATATTGATATTTGTCCTGCATGCCATTCACATGTTAATCCAGCCGATAAAAAATGTCCTTCATGTGGCCTTCCTTTAATTATTGAAGAAGATAATAATTTATAATTTTTGAAATAGTCTTGGATTACTTATATAAAATTTGTATAGAATGAGGTGTACATATGCCACTAGAAGAAGTTATAATATATGTTCAGCTGTATTTAGATCTAACCGGACTTGTATAGCTGAAGGGAGGATGTGTAATGAGTGATAAAAAACTGTATAGAAGATTCATCCCCGTAAATATGTACGACATACCAAGCTTTGAAGCCTGGCTCGCTGATATGGCGGAGAAGGGGTTCTTTCTTAACGATTTTGTCTCTCAGTTTGGGAAGTTCACATCGAAACTAATCTTTTCGACGGCGCTGTATTTGGATCAGATAATGGTCAGCAGGTGCTTGTTGTCTATAAAGGAAATAAAGTATTAATTGTCTGGTATGAGGGTGACGTAGAACTGACGGAGAAGTTGCTGCTCATCGCGGAAGTTATGGGCTGATGACTGTGCAAATATGCTGCGGTTTATCAATATTTTTTTACATTTTCATTTTGCAACGAGTCAAATTGGAGACTAGGTTTAATTAATAGTTTTAAAAAGGTGATTATTATCATGATTAAGTATATTAAAGATAAAATGCAGTCTGATATAAGTCTTGTAATTTTTATTACATTCTTAATAGTTTTTGGAATATGGATATATATAACTTACACTGAGCCTATGGAAGTTAATTACAAATACTATGGAATCAAATATAAAGCCGGAAATCCTCAAATTTCAGAACCAATTGCCATTGAAATAAGCGGAAAATATAAAAAAGGATCAGACATATGGTACTAATGTATTTAGACGAAACAAGCTATATACTGGATAAAGTCTCTACCGAACTGCCGATTATAAAATATAATGATGCTTCCGAATTGCATCAGATTGAAATTGCAAAAGAATGGTTAAATAAATATAAAAATGGAAAAGACGGGGATATAATCGGCTTAACGGACAAAGAAATTGTGCTGACCCTTGGACCGGCAAATCTGACTGCTGAAGATAATAAGAAATATATAGAACTTCTTGTATATGAAAAGCAAACTCAGGAAGATGTTTTTAGAGATACATTGCCAAGACCAATCGGTAAGGAATTTATAAATTTTATGATGATAACAATAGAAAAGATTGATAGCAGCTGGAAAGTAACTGAATTTCGTAAAAAGTTTTGATTCGATTCAGGAAAAGTACTATATACCTGTCAGCGTATATGTATGAGATCCCGATGATGAAATAAACAAAGCCCATGATCAGATTATAAAGGCAATTGAACAAAAGCAATTATGATAGAATTTATAAAATTATGAAGATTATCACACAAGATGAGGAACTTGCAAAAGATGTCACCCAGGAAGCATTTTTAAAAGCTTATAAAAATATAAGTAATTTAAAAAATAAAAATAAGTTCGGTCAGTGGGTTTTTACTATAGCACTGAATGTAAAAAATGATATGCTAAGAGAAAAAATCAACAACAGAAACAATACCATTTCTTTATTTGATAAAGACGGGAAAATGCAGGATTACATAATTGAATTAACGGATTTTAATACCCCTGAAAAATCGTATGAATACATTGAGACAATACAGGAGTTAAGAAAATATATAAAAGAGCTTAGTATTGAAGAAAGAGAGATAATTATCTTAAGATACTTAGACAAACTTACATATGAACAAATATCGGAGCAAACCAATGTAAAAGAGAGCACTTTGAGGGTTAAAGCATTGAGGGCAAAGGCTAAAATACTCAATAAATTAAAGGGATATCTTGGGGTAAAGGAGCATAATAGCAATGATTAGAGATATTGATAATAATATTGATAAATTAATTGAAGAAGCTTTGCAAGAAGAATACGACAGCATTGTATGCCCTTCTAAAGAAGAAGCCTGGGAACAATTTTTAATTAATTTGAGAAAAGAAAGAAGAAAAGAAAAATTAAAAAGGTTAAAGCCTTTAATAGCAGCCGGTATAATAATGAGTGTAATGACCGGACTATTTATAAGTTTTCAGGAGCCGGTTTTAGCCTTTGCCGACAGGATAATAAAAAACATAGAAATATTTACGGGTAATACATTTACAATTGATAAAAGCATCGGTAACAATGAAGATACCGGTCCTGGATTAGAAAATGTTACTGATAATAATTCAATGGTTATTGATGCTCAGAATAAAGTAAATTTTAAACTCCTTGTACCAGGGTATATTCCGGAAGGATATAAACTTTCTGTGGTGGATGTAACTGAGCCGGAGATAGTCCCAGAAACAGTTATTTTCGTATATTACAATTTAAACGGACAGGATAAAGATAACTTTATTCAGATAGTTCAAAAAAGCCTGGCTAATAATACAAAAATGTCTATGAATATAAATATTAATGAAAATACTGAAATTAAGCGCTTGGAAATAAATGGAGTAGAATACACCATTGTTAATTATGACAACGAGTTCACCAAAATTTTATGGGATATAGGTAATATAAGCTATAAATTAGATGTAACCATGGATGTAGAAACTGCATTGAAAATATTAAAATCAATGAAATAGGGGGAAATACCCCCTATTTTTTATGGGATATATATGTATGATGAAGTAGAATTTTGAGTTTGTTCTTGAGAACCTTTTTTCGCATAGTGTACCCCGCGTACCCTGTAGTAATTATTACTCTGATAAGAAGAAGTAGTTGCTTTGCTAATAAAAGAAGATGAATATGAATTCCATGTCCATGAGTTAATATCTATCCAGTTTGAACCATCCCATATTTGAAGGTATAAAGTAAGAGTTAGCTGGTCGGCAATATTGTATGCAGTACTTTCTCCATTTAAAGACAGTTTTGTACCGGTATTAGTGATTGAGCAATTCCAATCTGAGAGAAGAGATGATGCATCAAGAGAAAAAATAATATTGATATCTTTACTGCTTCCATATTTAGGGTCTATTGATTCAATACCCTCTGTAGGTTTAGGCGGTTTCATCGGTTTTTCACTTGCAAAAGCCAGTTGATGAAAAGACAGGAAAATTGCCAGGATTAAAATAATCGATTTTACATACTTATACATTATAATTCTCCCTTCGTTTATAAGAAATTATTTTCTATAAATATAAGACTTATAAATTTATAAAATGTTACATTTCTTTTTTAAAAAATTTAACAAAAAAAGATGTAACATTTCTTTTTTAAAAAGGTCTTTAACTATAGAGAAAGATTTTAAGCCTAAAAAAGTAAAACAAAGGAGGAGATAGATATGTAAATATACAACATCGTAGAATAAAAAAGTATAAAATTAAATTAATATCAGGAGGTAAAAAAATTGAAAAAGAAGATTACGATATCAATCTGCCTTTTATTGGTATTAGTACAAGTGCTGATTATAACCCCCATATATGCAGGAAATTTGTCTGAAGCTAAAAATATCACATCTAGTAATGAGTATCAAATAAGATTCTCAGGAGTAACAGATTCTAAAGAATTAGCAAATACACCGGTTGCAACCGGTAAAATATTTAAAGAGGACGGGGTTACACCTGTTGCTAATGCAACTGTTCAGCTTTATGCATGGCCAAGTTCGGATGAACTTGAAAAATTAAAAGAAGGTGATAGCTTCACTCGAACACCCATTGGTAAAACAGTTTCAGATAAAGACGGGAGCTATGTATTACGTATTGATCCAAAAGCTGATATAGAAAAATCATGGTCAAAATTCGGTTCGTTGGATTGCGAAATTGTCACTTTAACTGATACAGGAATTAATTCAACAAGTTTTAGTATAATGAAAGCTGATAAAGAAGAAAATAAAGATAAAACTAAAATAATATATCCAATAGATACTGCATATGCTGATAAATTTAACGGAGAAGTGTATAATGGAATATATGCCGATATTACATTGGTACCGCGACCTCCTAAAGATTCATTCCAATCAAATGATATGGCACCTGCTTATAGTGAATCACTTGAAGAAATTTATCCTGTTGCTCAGTGGGTTAATGTCGGGAATATTCTCATTGGGAATAGTGGTTATACTGAAAAGTTTACTTTTGAATCGGGTGCATCTTGTACTATTGGTGTAGGCTTTTCGCTCTCAGGTTCATATGGCTCATTTTCACCAAGTGGTACAATATCACGTAATAGCACATCTGCAGTTGGATTTCCTTTATATTCAGCCCCAACAGCGCGGTTCATGGATACACAGTTTAAATTTGCAAGATGGGTATGCTTTCCAGGAGATGGTACATGGTACTATTTAGTAAGGGCACATCAATTCGCTGGAGGTGCTCAAACTTCACGGGAAACTACCATACCTACCGGTGGAATTAAATCGAGTTATGCTGCAGGAAGTAGCTACATAAAGCAAACAAACACAGCGACAACTTGGTCAAATGGAGCGAGACTAAACGCGCTTATCGGAATTGATTTATCTTCACGTTGTGGATATTCAAGTACTTCAAAGTTAGAATTCCATTTCAATTCTACAGGATACCTTTATGGAGAAACTGATTATGCTCCAATTACTAATGGGAGGGTTTGGGTGAAAAGTAGTTGAAAATAAAATTTGTTAATCTGTTGTTTTATCTATTGTTATCAATTTCACTTATATTAAATGCATGCTCCATTAATAATGCGAATAATTATCCTCTACTAGTAGACGATGGTGGTAGTGGCCAGGCTGGTATGCATAAAAATCAAGCAGGAGATAGTTGGTCATTCAGTATATTGTTTATAAGAAATATAGGAAACGATTCTATTACCATAAATAACGTATCATTGATTGATGCTATAGATATGTCTATTGTAGAAACTTCACTTATGGAAATCGGTGAAGAAAAGACACTTTTGGGTGTTCAAAAATGGCCAATCGTATTAACAGATGAGTTTCCCCATTTCAATTCTCGGATACCAGCAGAAGGCGCGGTTATTGAACCTGGAGATGCATATAATCTTATTCTTGCTGTAAAATCCCAAGCAAATAAAGCATATACTTCCGGACTTAAGATTGTGTATAAAGATGCAAAGGGAAAACAATATGTGCAAGAATCGCATTATGCATATGCTCTAGATGATACATTAATTGAATAATACTATCATATAAAACAGTGACGCTGAATCGCTGTTTTATATTGCTTATGAATAATCTTATTCTTTCCGCAAAAGCATAATATAGTTGTATATTGTTCTTTTGACTTCCAGGGATTTACATTTCAGAGACTGATAAGAATAAAAGCTGCCCGGGAAAATATCGTGACCGGGTCAGAGAATATATAATAGTAAAAAGTACAGTGTTAGCCTTATATACAGGATTTCTTGAATCTTTGGACTCTGATGAATTTAAAAGAAAATGAGTAAATTGGCTGAAAAGCAGAAGGAAAAACATTTTTTATAAAGAATAATATATCTATTATAAACACGAAAGGATGCGTGTTATGGAAAAGAATAAAGTAACGGTTACGATAAATGGCAGCGAGTACATAATAAGAGGAGAGGAAAGCGACGAGGAGATGCGTGTAATCGCAGCATACGTTGACAGCAAGATAAAAGAGCTTTCTTCACATAATATAAAGCTTAACCCAACCTTTGCATCTGTATTGTCTGCTTTGAATATTGCCAATGAATTGTTCCAGCTAAGAAAACAATACGATGAATTGAAGGGCAAAGTGGAAGACCCGCTTAAGCAGCTTACCAGTTTAAAAACCGAGCATGGTGTTTTGGTGGAAGAAAACAGTAAACTGACTGAGAGCACTGCATTGTTTTCAAAGGAAATTGAGAAAAAGGATGCGGAATTAAGCGCTCTTA contains:
- a CDS encoding RNA polymerase sigma factor codes for the protein MNKSNYDRIYKIMKIITQDEELAKDVTQEAFLKAYKNISNLKNKNKFGQWVFTIALNVKNDMLREKINNRNNTISLFDKDGKMQDYIIELTDFNTPEKSYEYIETIQELRKYIKELSIEEREIIILRYLDKLTYEQISEQTNVKESTLRVKALRAKAKILNKLKGYLGVKEHNSND
- a CDS encoding DUF4367 domain-containing protein, with product MIRDIDNNIDKLIEEALQEEYDSIVCPSKEEAWEQFLINLRKERRKEKLKRLKPLIAAGIIMSVMTGLFISFQEPVLAFADRIIKNIEIFTGNTFTIDKSIGNNEDTGPGLENVTDNNSMVIDAQNKVNFKLLVPGYIPEGYKLSVVDVTEPEIVPETVIFVYYNLNGQDKDNFIQIVQKSLANNTKMSMNININENTEIKRLEINGVEYTIVNYDNEFTKILWDIGNISYKLDVTMDVETALKILKSMK
- the zapA gene encoding cell division protein ZapA, with the translated sequence MEKNKVTVTINGSEYIIRGEESDEEMRVIAAYVDSKIKELSSHNIKLNPTFASVLSALNIANELFQLRKQYDELKGKVEDPLKQLTSLKTEHGVLVEENSKLTESTALFSKEIEKKDAELSALNEKYEKLYKEYAIKNEELSNSYREYELMRREKENKQKEFERVRVELSESKHKLIELQNQLLQNQIDIVKLKKEFDEYKLNYKGNKEAESV